One Setaria italica strain Yugu1 chromosome I, Setaria_italica_v2.0, whole genome shotgun sequence DNA window includes the following coding sequences:
- the LOC101774634 gene encoding beta-1,3-galactosyltransferase 7, translated as MKGKAGAMDRRSSARWRVLVLCAFSFGLGMLFTDRFWTAPDTSNHIMSQRRRQDQELQLVSEDCNTKRKHGEDKDIMGEVTKTHEAIQSLDKSISTLQMELAAKRSTLELLRSSGSPVTSETSQPRKKAFVVIGVNTAFSSRKRRDSVRETWMPQGEKLQQLEEQKGIVIRFTIGHSATSNSILDKAIDSEDAQHHDFLRLDHVEGYHELSAKTKIFFSTAVGIWDADFYVKVDDDVHVNLGMLATTLARHKSKPRTYIGCMKSGPVLADKNVKYHEPEYWKFGEEGNKYFRHATGQIYAVSKDLATYISINQPILHKYANEDVSLGSWFIGLEVNHIDERNMCCGTPPDCEWKGQAGNVCVASFDWSCSGICKSVERIKDVHARCGEGDSAVWSALI; from the exons GTTCTGGACAGCACCAGATACCAGTAACCATATCATGTCTCAACGCCGGAGGCAAGATCAAGAGCTGCAACTTGTATCAGAGGACTGCAATACAAAGAGG AAGCATGGGGAAGACAAGGATATAATGGGAGAGGTAACCAAGACCCATGAAGCTATACA ATCATTGGATAAGTCCATCTCAACGCTGCAGATGGAGCTTGCAGCAAAGCGGAGCACACTGGAGTTGCTCCGTTCTAGTGGTTCGCCGGTAACCTCTGAAACTAGCCAACCAAGGAAGAAGGCATTTGTCGTCATTGGAGTCAACACTGCTTTCAGTAGCCGCAAGCGCCGTGATTCAGTCCGGGAGACATGGATGCCTCAAG GTGAAAAGCTGCAACAATTAGAGGAACAGAAGGGGATAGTTATCCGCTTCACTATTGGGCACAG TGCTACATCTAATAGTATACTGGACAAGGCTATAGATTCAGAGGACGCCCAACATCATGATTTTCTTAGACTG GACCATGTTGAAGGATACCATGAACTCTCAGCGAAGACAAAAATTTTCTTCTCAACCGCTGTCGGCATCTGGGATGCTGACTTCTACGTCAAGGTCGATGACGATGTGCATGTGAACTTAG GAATGCTTGCCACTACCCTTGCTCGACATAAATCAAAACCAAGAACGTACATCGGCTGCATGAAGTCAGGCCCAGTTCTCGCTGACAA GAATGTGAAGTACCACGAACCTGAGTACTGGAAATTTGGAGAGGAAGGGAATAAATACTTCCGTCATGCTACGGGGCAGATATACGCCGTTTCGAAAGATCTCGCGACTTACATTTCAATCAATCA GCCTATCTTGCACAAATATGCAAATGAAGACGTGTCGCTTGGATCATGGTTCATTGGTTTGGAAGTTAATCACATTGATGAAAGGAACATGTGCTGCGGAACTCCACCAG ATTGCGAGTGGAAAGGGCAAGCTGGCAATGTCTGTGTAGCATCTTTCGATTGGAGCTGCAGTGGCATATGCAAGTCTGTCGAGAGGATCAAGGATGTACATGCTCGCTGCGGTGAAGGAGATTCAGCAGTTTGGAGCGCCCTTATCTAG